The following coding sequences are from one Actinopolymorpha sp. NPDC004070 window:
- a CDS encoding zinc ribbon domain-containing protein: MPRYEYRCRTCGDTFERALPMSESGAPAPCPHGHGDTVKLLSTVALGGRAGTGPGMAAAPPGAGGCCGGACGCR, from the coding sequence GTGCCGCGATACGAGTACCGCTGCCGCACCTGCGGCGACACGTTCGAGCGTGCCCTGCCGATGAGCGAGTCGGGTGCGCCCGCCCCCTGCCCCCACGGTCACGGGGACACGGTGAAGTTGCTGTCCACCGTCGCGCTCGGCGGCCGCGCCGGCACCGGTCCGGGCATGGCGGCCGCGCCGCCCGGCGCAGGCGGTTGCTGCGGCGGCGCCTGCGGTTGCCGCTGA
- the nucS gene encoding endonuclease NucS gives MRLVIASCQVDYVGRLTAHLPRANRLILVKADGSVSIHNDDRAYKPLNWMSPPCKLVEQPASECEPARWTVTGKDGGQLVITLDEVLHDSSHELGADPGLRKDGVEAHLQELLADHPATLGEGLTLVRREYPTAIGPVDLLCRDAAGAAIAVEVKRRGEIDGVEQLTRYLELLNRDPLLAPVRGVFAAQEIKPQARVLAGDRGIECVTVDYDVLRGLDDPTARLF, from the coding sequence GTGCGCCTCGTCATCGCCTCGTGCCAGGTCGACTACGTCGGCCGGCTCACCGCCCACCTGCCCCGCGCGAACCGCCTCATCCTGGTGAAGGCCGACGGTTCGGTGTCCATCCACAACGACGACCGGGCGTACAAGCCGCTCAACTGGATGAGTCCGCCGTGCAAGCTCGTCGAGCAGCCGGCCAGTGAGTGCGAGCCGGCCCGGTGGACGGTCACCGGCAAGGACGGCGGCCAGCTGGTGATCACCTTGGACGAGGTGCTGCACGACTCCAGCCACGAGCTCGGCGCCGACCCCGGACTGCGCAAGGACGGCGTGGAGGCGCACCTGCAGGAGCTTCTCGCCGACCATCCCGCCACGCTCGGGGAGGGTCTCACGCTCGTACGCCGGGAGTACCCCACCGCGATCGGTCCGGTCGACCTGCTCTGTCGCGACGCCGCCGGTGCGGCCATCGCGGTCGAGGTCAAGCGGCGCGGTGAGATCGACGGCGTCGAGCAGCTCACCCGTTACCTCGAACTCCTCAACCGCGACCCGCTGCTCGCGCCGGTGCGCGGGGTCTTCGCCGCGCAGGAGATCAAGCCGCAGGCCCGGGTCCTCGCGGGCGACCGGGGCATCGAGTGCGTGACGGTCGACTACGACGTGCTCCGCGGACTCGACGACCCGACCGCACGGCTGTTCTGA
- a CDS encoding alpha/beta hydrolase, with translation MTSSADTPAESADQGADQPEGAARPIRANSVLPARRTPLALETADGLTLVGEVSQPLDRAPVATLVCVHPLPTHGGMMDSHIYRKAAYRLPALAGLAVVRFNTRGTRSVQGVSEGEFDGGDAERFDVAAALEYAEFAELPRIWLVGWSFGSDLVLMHGCDPVVEGAILLSPSLRFSRPEHLAVWAESGKPLTALVPEFDDYLRPAEARERFAAIPQAEVVGIDGGKHLWVGDAERILDEIVARVAPEVGPLPTTWAGPMEYADASAYADRTVAAFADVPVPGNSPSEG, from the coding sequence GTGACCAGTTCCGCCGACACCCCTGCCGAGTCCGCCGACCAGGGCGCCGACCAGCCGGAGGGCGCCGCCCGGCCCATCCGGGCCAACAGCGTCCTCCCGGCCAGGCGTACCCCCCTTGCTCTGGAAACCGCCGACGGGCTGACCCTGGTCGGTGAGGTCTCCCAGCCGCTGGACCGGGCGCCGGTCGCGACCCTGGTCTGCGTCCACCCGCTGCCCACCCACGGCGGGATGATGGACAGTCACATCTACCGCAAGGCCGCCTACCGGCTGCCCGCGCTGGCCGGGCTCGCGGTCGTCCGGTTCAACACCCGCGGCACCCGCAGCGTCCAGGGCGTGAGCGAGGGGGAGTTCGACGGCGGGGACGCGGAGCGGTTCGACGTGGCGGCCGCGCTGGAGTACGCCGAGTTCGCCGAGCTGCCCCGGATCTGGCTGGTGGGCTGGTCGTTCGGCTCGGACCTGGTGCTGATGCACGGCTGCGACCCCGTGGTGGAGGGCGCGATCCTGCTCTCGCCGTCGCTGCGGTTCTCCCGGCCCGAGCACCTGGCGGTGTGGGCGGAGTCCGGCAAGCCGCTGACCGCTCTCGTTCCGGAGTTCGACGACTACCTGCGCCCGGCGGAGGCCCGCGAGCGTTTCGCGGCGATCCCGCAGGCGGAGGTCGTCGGCATCGACGGCGGCAAGCACCTGTGGGTCGGGGACGCCGAGAGGATCCTGGACGAGATCGTCGCCCGGGTGGCACCCGAGGTGGGACCGTTGCCGACGACCTGGGCGGGCCCGATGGAGTACGCCGACGCCAGTGCCTACGCGGACCGGACCGTGGCCGCGTTCGCCGACGTTCCCGTACCCGGCAACTCCCCGTCGGAGGGCTGA